The Clostridiaceae bacterium HFYG-1003 genome includes a window with the following:
- a CDS encoding cell wall-binding repeat-containing protein produces the protein MDLENAVETRTLAYHPTTKEAKIELKEVPNKAFDLNLTVENFGQDELSYTSKVYVITDDIEDGSYTELSREVKATVTGTKEFSLAGGAKKAVNLHVDFSEDAIETEQFIEGFVVMTDNNGRTTTVPFMGFYGDWNKPQILDNFYPYPAEDPDGPSFFESSALFGYSEVQDDYFLHKNNRIELNPGTFASTLLGTGDVSPQLSFLRNAEKFSFSILDENKAPIFKIGSTTFVNKVALLYRPGFVPYTNLAEGEWNGKLQDGYIPEGKYFYEMRGTINYEKAVDQVKLVPILVDYSAPVVKNVKLEGDTLTFEATDGPEDRGVGVAQFIVSNSQTDNSKDIEVEKTDDNKYSVDVAALRGDEVFELYIYAYDNLLNEGVTTVKTQDYPQEEYSPFMLWLEPAEISETTDVHVTAYVLDVQYMDTIQLITESKTYDQVGEFVENGPVPNPNDPEAPPIYVGPHWKIDTTIQMDPGFRSLKLLVRAKDGTEDSLIRWIYVDNGAPELDVQVQDRDAASDKAVLDVTMSDELPFLRLKLNNEEIFTYDGFNQKIEKVTKTMSHEVALKVGVNTFNFVVEDALGHKTEKTVEVVREEKVENAVRIEGDTRYLTSIEVSKKAFDRADWVILVSGESATDSLLAGPLSIRLQAPVLLTGKAGLTNALTAEIKRLGATNAMIIGGDLVVSQATEEAVKALGLDVERLGGATRYETSVKVDRKVRDISRVTDKAVIANGSTVFDALTMGAAAGKMGVGILLNDGKSNAMIEASLEGVKSAILLGGTKVETTAAEDDLKAKGITVERVAGATRYATAVAIANKFYADPTSVIVTNGLKPYDALSAAGLSNKYNAPLLITPADELNAETKAYIESVNPNKAYVLGGNLAITEAVRAEIELLLN, from the coding sequence ATGGACCTGGAAAATGCGGTGGAAACCAGAACACTGGCATACCACCCGACCACCAAAGAAGCAAAAATCGAACTCAAGGAAGTTCCGAACAAAGCGTTTGACCTGAACCTGACGGTTGAGAACTTTGGCCAGGACGAACTGTCCTACACATCGAAAGTATATGTCATCACCGATGATATCGAGGATGGTTCCTACACCGAACTGTCCAGAGAAGTCAAAGCAACCGTGACTGGAACCAAGGAATTCTCCCTGGCCGGCGGCGCGAAGAAAGCAGTCAATCTGCATGTTGATTTCTCCGAGGATGCCATCGAAACCGAGCAGTTTATCGAAGGGTTTGTTGTCATGACCGACAACAACGGCAGAACCACCACCGTTCCCTTCATGGGCTTCTACGGAGACTGGAACAAGCCGCAGATCCTGGATAACTTCTATCCCTATCCGGCCGAAGATCCGGATGGACCATCCTTCTTCGAATCCTCCGCACTGTTTGGATATTCCGAAGTTCAGGATGACTACTTCCTGCATAAGAATAACCGCATCGAACTCAATCCCGGCACTTTCGCCTCCACTTTGCTGGGAACCGGCGATGTCAGCCCGCAGCTGAGCTTCCTGCGCAACGCAGAGAAATTCAGCTTCTCGATCCTTGATGAGAACAAGGCTCCGATCTTCAAGATCGGTTCAACCACCTTCGTCAACAAGGTTGCCCTGCTGTATCGTCCAGGATTTGTCCCCTACACAAACCTGGCTGAAGGCGAGTGGAACGGCAAACTCCAGGATGGCTACATCCCGGAAGGAAAATACTTCTACGAGATGAGAGGTACCATCAACTACGAAAAGGCTGTTGACCAGGTGAAGCTGGTTCCGATTCTGGTTGATTACAGCGCACCGGTTGTCAAGAATGTCAAACTGGAAGGCGACACACTGACCTTTGAAGCCACCGATGGTCCAGAAGATCGCGGTGTCGGAGTAGCTCAGTTCATCGTTTCCAATTCCCAGACTGACAACAGCAAGGATATTGAAGTCGAAAAAACCGATGACAACAAATATTCCGTAGATGTTGCCGCACTGCGTGGCGATGAAGTGTTCGAACTCTACATTTATGCCTATGACAATCTGCTGAATGAAGGAGTCACAACCGTTAAGACTCAGGATTATCCCCAGGAAGAATATTCTCCGTTCATGCTCTGGCTTGAACCTGCTGAAATTTCTGAAACAACAGATGTCCATGTTACCGCATACGTACTGGATGTTCAGTACATGGATACGATCCAGCTGATCACTGAGTCCAAGACTTACGATCAGGTCGGTGAATTCGTAGAAAACGGTCCGGTTCCGAATCCCAATGATCCGGAAGCACCTCCAATTTACGTTGGACCGCACTGGAAAATTGATACCACCATCCAGATGGATCCCGGTTTCCGCTCCCTGAAGCTCCTTGTCAGAGCTAAGGATGGCACCGAAGACTCCTTAATCCGCTGGATCTATGTTGATAACGGAGCGCCTGAACTGGATGTCCAGGTACAGGATCGCGACGCTGCTTCCGACAAGGCAGTTCTTGATGTCACCATGAGTGACGAACTCCCCTTCCTGCGTTTGAAGCTCAACAATGAAGAAATCTTCACCTATGACGGATTTAACCAGAAGATTGAAAAAGTTACCAAGACCATGTCCCATGAAGTTGCTCTGAAAGTGGGCGTCAATACGTTCAATTTCGTAGTGGAAGATGCTCTCGGACACAAGACCGAGAAAACGGTCGAGGTCGTCCGTGAGGAAAAAGTTGAAAACGCGGTTCGCATCGAAGGCGATACCCGTTATCTGACCTCCATCGAAGTCAGCAAGAAAGCTTTTGACCGCGCAGACTGGGTTATCCTGGTCAGCGGTGAATCCGCAACCGACTCTCTGCTGGCCGGACCTCTGTCCATTCGCCTGCAGGCTCCGGTTCTGCTGACTGGAAAAGCTGGTCTGACCAATGCCCTGACAGCTGAAATCAAGCGCCTTGGTGCAACCAATGCCATGATCATCGGCGGAGACCTCGTGGTTTCTCAGGCAACGGAAGAAGCAGTTAAGGCTCTCGGTCTGGATGTGGAACGCCTCGGCGGAGCCACCCGTTATGAAACTTCTGTGAAGGTTGACCGGAAAGTCCGCGATATCTCCAGAGTGACAGACAAGGCCGTCATCGCCAATGGATCCACCGTTTTCGACGCACTCACCATGGGTGCAGCCGCCGGCAAGATGGGCGTTGGTATCCTTCTGAATGACGGAAAATCCAATGCCATGATCGAAGCTTCCCTGGAAGGCGTCAAATCCGCCATCCTTCTGGGAGGAACGAAAGTCGAGACAACTGCGGCTGAAGATGATCTGAAGGCAAAGGGCATCACGGTTGAACGTGTAGCAGGAGCTACCCGCTACGCAACGGCTGTTGCCATTGCCAATAAGTTCTATGCTGACCCGACCAGCGTCATCGTGACCAATGGCCTCAAGCCCTACGATGCCCTGTCAGCAGCCGGCCTCAGCAACAAGTACAACGCTCCGCTCCTGATCACTCCTGCAGATGAACTGAACGCTGAAACCAAGGCATACATTGAATCGGTCAATCCGAACAAAGCGTATGTTCTGGGCGGCAATCTGGCCATCACAGAAGCAGTCAGAGCAGAAATCGAACTGCTACTGAACTAA
- a CDS encoding phosphatase PAP2 family protein, protein MEEIICKFVHLGNIKKKLQKNFEITFITGAIFSWIIGIKIWQLPIILPDKQSIGLLFYHYLLPLIYALMIQILIIVLRHLLKKPTKYKRGDLLIILGYIPLIFVTVILHFNFKAWMPLVNPVLFDNLYAKIDSLVPIASTLESLSVLLHLNTTGPALYHGLFVLMFFLSFIIHLSFDSFINFRKVVVGTCLILLLGSFSYWIAPAIGPFILKKPTLSSFSVYQGHMYSLYLSLKSTGIPPVGYFSNAPAAMPSLHIANSFFFLSMAKKNFPILNKIYFLFLGYIVIVAVGSGWHYFIDLIGGLLLSLIVINIIDKVIVE, encoded by the coding sequence TTGGAAGAGATTATTTGCAAATTTGTCCATTTAGGCAATATTAAAAAAAAATTACAAAAAAATTTCGAAATTACATTCATAACTGGAGCAATATTTAGCTGGATCATTGGAATCAAGATTTGGCAACTCCCGATAATACTACCTGATAAACAAAGCATAGGTTTATTATTTTATCATTATCTATTACCGCTCATATATGCATTAATGATACAAATCCTTATTATAGTATTAAGACATCTCCTGAAAAAACCAACTAAATATAAAAGGGGGGATCTCTTAATTATTTTAGGTTACATCCCTCTAATATTCGTTACAGTAATACTTCATTTTAATTTCAAGGCTTGGATGCCACTAGTAAATCCAGTCTTGTTTGACAATTTGTATGCAAAGATAGATAGTTTAGTACCTATAGCTAGCACTCTTGAATCATTAAGTGTACTGCTTCACCTAAATACAACTGGTCCAGCCTTATATCACGGATTATTTGTGTTAATGTTTTTCTTATCTTTTATAATCCATTTATCTTTCGATTCATTTATAAACTTCAGAAAGGTTGTAGTAGGTACTTGTCTTATTTTACTATTAGGCTCATTCTCATATTGGATTGCACCTGCTATTGGACCCTTTATCCTTAAGAAGCCTACATTATCTTCATTCTCAGTATACCAAGGACACATGTATTCGCTTTATCTTTCGCTAAAATCAACAGGTATACCTCCAGTAGGTTACTTTTCGAATGCACCGGCAGCAATGCCAAGTCTACATATAGCTAATAGTTTCTTTTTTCTATCAATGGCCAAGAAAAATTTCCCCATCCTGAATAAGATTTATTTTCTTTTTTTGGGATACATTGTAATTGTAGCAGTAGGATCTGGTTGGCATTATTTCATCGATTTAATTGGTGGTTTATTGCTTAGTCTAATTGTGATCAACATTATTGATAAAGTGATTGTTGAATAA
- a CDS encoding transposase: MARPTDSNSPYRVSIHHNNGYHYASTQPARVNPKTGKREYRHVYWGTVTDDLKFIPGKNYLLESIEERGKLIFPEGWDLSEIDKLSGRRKAGRPVIESQDENRLYGDIWLLEKIAEQTGLRFDLMSTFDGDKEKVDTLMTLALYLLCGRETYNQLASWQRIAKTPWAKPLSSPYITRFTQSITEQDRMAFLRLRARRLHDNELCAVDSTSCSSYGHSLADIHYGRNKEQLPLPQTLEVVVYTLDGHMPVYYRSFAGNTPDSRSLAVILKDLKQAGMKRIILITDRGYESIRNLELYIDQQQRMIMGTKTGQKHVRQLIDEFGNFGHHPEGMQVDPEERIYYLQKDMDYQIEGQRDNLKKADNLKLNLYFDPIRRGNELTDLDIALAAQKEALEASLVNQIPLDDDETLKQVYRFYRLKYNAKTRILEDFSLDETKVIRCRREAGFFANTTHGLDMDALSANRHYRLRDEQEKYFALMKGVLGADRQRTSTETGKIGRSFILFVAQIMGCYLSHVRKTKLGEQFHSVADVLNEMRPIRYIEHPNTKAYITPFVGKQVDICEALGFEIPEGCAPDYVVKKTNKGKRGRPRKNQLVVKE; the protein is encoded by the coding sequence ATGGCTCGTCCCACGGATTCTAACAGCCCTTACCGGGTATCGATTCATCACAATAATGGATACCACTATGCCAGTACACAGCCGGCCAGAGTGAACCCAAAGACCGGAAAACGGGAATACCGTCACGTTTATTGGGGGACGGTAACAGATGATCTTAAGTTTATTCCGGGAAAGAATTATCTTCTGGAGTCTATTGAGGAACGAGGTAAACTCATCTTCCCGGAAGGATGGGATCTAAGTGAAATTGACAAACTGTCAGGACGACGGAAGGCGGGAAGGCCGGTTATTGAAAGTCAGGATGAGAACCGGCTCTATGGCGACATATGGCTGTTGGAGAAGATTGCGGAACAGACCGGCCTGAGATTCGACCTAATGAGCACATTTGATGGGGACAAGGAAAAAGTTGATACCCTCATGACATTGGCCCTCTATCTTCTTTGTGGACGAGAGACCTATAACCAGCTGGCTTCCTGGCAGCGCATAGCCAAGACCCCCTGGGCAAAGCCACTCTCTTCTCCGTATATTACCAGGTTTACCCAGTCCATTACAGAGCAGGATCGCATGGCGTTCTTGCGTCTGCGGGCACGCCGACTCCACGACAATGAGCTGTGTGCCGTCGATTCCACAAGCTGTTCCAGCTACGGACACTCGCTGGCGGATATCCATTACGGGCGGAACAAAGAACAACTGCCCCTTCCACAGACCCTGGAAGTAGTAGTCTACACCCTGGATGGCCACATGCCAGTCTATTATCGAAGCTTTGCCGGAAACACCCCTGACTCCCGAAGCCTGGCCGTGATCCTGAAGGATTTGAAACAGGCTGGCATGAAACGAATTATCCTGATCACTGACCGGGGGTATGAATCGATCCGCAATCTGGAACTATACATCGACCAGCAGCAACGCATGATCATGGGAACCAAAACCGGCCAGAAACACGTTCGTCAGTTGATCGATGAATTCGGAAACTTCGGCCACCACCCGGAGGGTATGCAAGTGGATCCGGAGGAACGGATCTACTATCTGCAGAAAGATATGGATTACCAGATCGAAGGGCAGCGTGACAACCTTAAGAAAGCAGATAATCTGAAACTGAACCTGTACTTTGATCCCATCCGCCGAGGCAATGAACTGACGGATCTGGACATTGCTCTGGCAGCTCAAAAAGAAGCCTTGGAAGCGTCCCTTGTTAACCAAATCCCCTTGGATGATGATGAAACGCTGAAACAGGTCTACCGGTTTTATCGGTTGAAGTATAATGCGAAAACTCGAATCCTGGAGGACTTCAGCCTGGATGAGACCAAGGTCATCCGGTGTCGGCGAGAAGCAGGTTTCTTTGCCAACACGACCCATGGTTTGGACATGGATGCGTTGAGTGCTAACCGGCATTACAGGCTGCGGGATGAACAGGAGAAGTATTTTGCCCTGATGAAAGGGGTCCTGGGAGCCGACCGCCAGCGTACATCAACGGAAACTGGAAAAATTGGTCGTTCCTTTATTCTCTTTGTTGCCCAGATCATGGGCTGTTACCTAAGCCATGTCCGCAAAACAAAGCTGGGCGAACAGTTTCATTCGGTAGCGGATGTGTTAAACGAGATGAGGCCGATTCGCTATATCGAGCACCCCAACACGAAGGCGTACATTACCCCATTTGTGGGGAAGCAGGTGGACATATGCGAGGCTCTTGGCTTTGAGATCCCTGAGGGATGCGCCCCGGACTACGTGGTGAAAAAGACGAACAAGGGTAAGCGCGGACGTCCACGTAAAAATCAATTGGTCGTTAAGGAATAG
- a CDS encoding magnesium transporter CorA family protein, which yields MIRIYKSTSIEDNKLIELTAIEPGCWINITAPKEQELMLVSKRTGVPLEFMRAAMDDNETSRIDSEDQTLMFLVDIPFTETEENSLTYDTYPLAIIHTADYLITVCLKDSKILQDFSNEKIRTFYTFKKSRFILQILQRISAYYLIFLRQIDKKSVMVEKRLYKSLKNRELIHMLSLQKSLVYFTTSLKSNEVTLDKMLKLELMKRYEEDHELLEDVIIENRQAIEMATIYGDVLAGTMDAFASVISNNLNIVMKFLAAITIMMTVPQIISGYFGMNTGGLPFSESPNGTLIITVIMLAATVFTGLFLSKRDMF from the coding sequence TTGATCAGAATTTATAAAAGCACATCCATTGAAGACAATAAACTGATCGAGTTGACTGCCATTGAACCAGGCTGCTGGATTAATATTACCGCCCCAAAAGAACAGGAACTGATGCTGGTATCCAAGCGCACCGGAGTTCCCCTGGAATTTATGCGGGCCGCCATGGATGACAATGAGACATCCCGCATCGACTCCGAGGATCAGACCCTGATGTTCCTGGTGGATATTCCATTCACTGAAACGGAGGAAAACTCTCTGACCTATGATACCTACCCTCTGGCGATTATTCATACGGCGGATTATCTAATCACCGTATGCCTGAAAGATTCCAAGATTCTGCAGGATTTCTCCAATGAGAAGATCCGCACTTTCTATACCTTTAAGAAATCCCGCTTCATCCTGCAGATTCTGCAGCGGATTTCAGCCTACTATCTGATCTTTTTGCGCCAGATCGACAAAAAGAGCGTCATGGTGGAAAAACGGCTCTACAAGTCCCTGAAGAACCGGGAACTCATCCATATGCTGTCCCTGCAAAAATCCCTGGTCTATTTCACCACCTCCCTCAAGTCCAACGAGGTGACGCTTGACAAGATGCTGAAACTGGAGCTGATGAAGCGATACGAAGAAGACCACGAACTGCTGGAAGACGTCATCATCGAGAATCGCCAGGCTATCGAAATGGCTACCATCTACGGCGACGTTCTGGCCGGCACCATGGATGCCTTCGCTTCAGTCATCTCCAACAACCTGAATATCGTCATGAAGTTCCTGGCGGCCATCACCATCATGATGACCGTGCCTCAGATCATCTCCGGCTACTTCGGCATGAACACCGGAGGTCTGCCCTTCTCAGAAAGTCCCAACGGGACTCTGATCATCACCGTGATCATGCTGGCAGCCACCGTCTTTACCGGATTGTTCCTGAGCAAGCGGGATATGTTCTAG
- a CDS encoding aminotransferase class V-fold PLP-dependent enzyme produces the protein MQRGEIRSINEIESKMTKHKFPVGELCFVISRYNGHGDDMGSIKQALNELNARVKVRGTMPGHKGRLAVDGAHDVTELPGADNLQQPKGILREAEREAARIYGVADARYLVNGSTSGNLTLVFSFFEEGDEILVERNCHKSVYNALVLRKLRPVYLWPKQDARGSSLPQDSKAIREALEEHPQAKGVLLTMPSYKGLVSDIEAIYRVVHEADAVLILDAAHGAALAGMDQFHDFYRSCDAMVISTHKSLACLNQGALILSNRPDLRPAIQKYSNMFQTTSPSYLIMESVESSVEEVEAGRYLDPPVFSARDYQTLTVNPELTGYRMDPWKLLLVHAEQGNFMEQFLEGQGIFPEMHDQHSVLLMLSPSNSPEEIQWIRECLIKLDELLSKISAQPERESQVWSKAAIDHIPRPRQHCLPWQAGDRGQDVLLDEACGRIAQEQVIPYPPGVPVLLPGEVIDEAMIRYLKQLKANDIEILGLIENQLKCVEE, from the coding sequence ATGCAGCGAGGCGAAATTCGAAGCATCAATGAAATAGAATCAAAAATGACAAAGCACAAGTTCCCGGTTGGCGAACTGTGCTTTGTCATTTCACGGTATAATGGACATGGTGATGATATGGGAAGTATAAAACAGGCTCTGAACGAGCTCAACGCAAGGGTCAAGGTTCGAGGCACCATGCCCGGCCATAAAGGCAGGCTGGCGGTTGACGGAGCACATGATGTGACGGAGCTGCCAGGCGCGGATAATCTGCAGCAGCCCAAGGGAATCCTGCGGGAAGCTGAACGGGAAGCCGCCCGGATTTACGGAGTAGCTGACGCCAGGTATCTGGTCAACGGATCGACTTCAGGCAATCTGACCCTGGTCTTCAGTTTTTTTGAAGAGGGGGATGAAATCCTGGTGGAGCGCAACTGCCATAAGAGTGTGTACAATGCCCTGGTCCTCCGAAAACTACGGCCGGTGTACCTGTGGCCCAAACAGGACGCCCGGGGCAGCAGCCTGCCGCAGGATTCAAAAGCGATTAGGGAAGCTCTGGAAGAGCACCCCCAGGCGAAAGGCGTCCTTTTAACCATGCCTTCCTATAAGGGACTGGTCAGTGACATCGAAGCGATTTACCGGGTCGTCCATGAGGCCGACGCGGTTCTGATCCTCGATGCGGCTCACGGAGCCGCCCTGGCCGGAATGGATCAGTTTCACGATTTTTACCGGTCCTGTGACGCCATGGTGATCAGTACCCACAAATCTTTGGCCTGCCTGAATCAGGGGGCGCTGATCCTTTCCAACCGCCCTGACTTGCGGCCGGCGATTCAAAAATACAGCAATATGTTTCAGACAACCAGCCCCTCCTACCTCATCATGGAATCTGTTGAAAGTTCAGTGGAGGAGGTGGAGGCCGGACGATATCTCGATCCCCCCGTATTTTCGGCCCGGGACTATCAAACCCTGACTGTCAATCCGGAACTGACCGGTTATCGAATGGATCCATGGAAGCTGCTTTTGGTGCATGCGGAGCAGGGGAACTTCATGGAACAGTTTTTGGAAGGGCAGGGGATTTTTCCGGAGATGCACGATCAGCATTCCGTTCTGCTGATGCTCAGTCCATCCAACAGTCCGGAGGAAATTCAGTGGATCAGGGAATGTCTGATTAAGCTGGATGAACTGCTGAGCAAAATCAGCGCCCAGCCAGAACGGGAGTCCCAGGTCTGGTCAAAAGCAGCCATCGACCACATTCCCCGGCCCAGGCAGCATTGCCTGCCCTGGCAGGCGGGGGACAGGGGACAGGACGTCCTGCTGGATGAAGCCTGCGGACGAATCGCGCAGGAACAGGTGATTCCTTACCCGCCGGGGGTTCCGGTTCTGCTTCCGGGGGAAGTGATTGACGAAGCCATGATCCGGTACCTGAAGCAGCTAAAGGCAAACGACATCGAAATCCTGGGACTGATTGAGAATCAATTGAAATGTGTGGAGGAGTAG
- a CDS encoding thymidylate kinase encodes MGILIAIEGVDGSGKQTQSDLLNKNLKQAGYDVMEIRFPDYESRSSVLVKMYLMGEFSQDPKDITAYQASTFFAADRYASWMTGAWRAHYQKGGIVLADRYTTANMVHQAGKIQDLTERDRFLEWLYDFEFRLYGIPVPDLVFFLDVPPEFQQQIVQSRKNKITGGEVQDIHEASREHLLESYDAANYVAKKYHWEKIDCVHEGTMRSIEEIGAEILEKALNRIQRLQRSAVQDRTDPSDEGQ; translated from the coding sequence ATGGGAATACTGATTGCCATAGAAGGGGTTGACGGTTCTGGGAAACAGACACAGTCCGATCTTCTGAATAAAAATCTGAAACAGGCCGGCTATGATGTCATGGAGATCCGGTTTCCGGATTATGAGTCCAGATCATCGGTTTTAGTGAAGATGTATTTGATGGGTGAATTCAGCCAGGATCCGAAAGACATCACAGCCTATCAGGCGTCCACTTTTTTCGCGGCTGACCGCTATGCCTCCTGGATGACCGGTGCCTGGCGGGCTCATTACCAAAAAGGCGGCATTGTGCTGGCTGACCGATACACAACAGCCAATATGGTTCATCAGGCCGGGAAGATACAGGATCTGACGGAACGGGACCGTTTCCTGGAATGGCTGTATGATTTTGAGTTCCGCCTCTATGGCATTCCGGTGCCTGATCTGGTGTTCTTTCTCGATGTTCCTCCTGAATTTCAGCAGCAGATCGTCCAGTCCCGCAAGAACAAAATCACCGGCGGCGAAGTGCAGGACATCCATGAAGCCAGCCGGGAACACCTCCTGGAATCCTATGATGCCGCCAATTATGTGGCAAAGAAATATCACTGGGAAAAAATCGACTGCGTTCACGAGGGCACCATGAGATCCATCGAAGAAATCGGCGCTGAAATTCTTGAAAAGGCACTGAATCGAATTCAGCGGCTGCAACGTTCAGCGGTTCAGGACCGGACAGATCCGTCCGATGAGGGGCAGTAG
- a CDS encoding sugar phosphate isomerase/epimerase → MKIMTNYPVYPNCLDSFGSMEGLREACTRMGLDGLEIIWGDPTIPPPPFDQQLTVGYHLPFWHDWVDFWRGDQKRLLSKFGTREAIRSFYGSEDPQVLIRHYEREMERAASLGAEYVVFHVSDVSLEEGYTYQWQHSDREVIDASLEVINALAGRRPWPFAILVENQWWPGFTFTNPDLTAYLLEGIQHRNKGILLDTGHLLNTNPALRDEPQAIRYLHDMLNRHEQIVPMIRGIHLHQSLSGEYVRTNTGFLPPDLAQDYFQRFAQTYPHVLQIDRHEPWTHQGIGEVIRRIDPEWLTHELSASFPQDREAAVLIQNRALGRYFRTLDS, encoded by the coding sequence ATGAAGATCATGACCAATTACCCTGTATATCCCAACTGTCTGGACTCCTTCGGTTCCATGGAAGGGCTTCGTGAGGCCTGCACCCGGATGGGACTGGACGGACTGGAAATCATCTGGGGAGATCCGACGATTCCACCACCGCCGTTTGACCAGCAGCTGACCGTGGGTTATCATCTTCCCTTCTGGCATGACTGGGTTGATTTCTGGCGGGGTGATCAGAAAAGGCTCCTGTCCAAATTTGGGACGAGGGAGGCCATCCGGTCATTTTACGGCAGCGAGGATCCGCAGGTTCTCATCCGGCACTATGAGCGCGAAATGGAACGAGCCGCCTCTCTCGGCGCAGAGTATGTGGTGTTCCACGTATCGGATGTATCCCTTGAGGAAGGCTATACCTACCAGTGGCAGCATAGCGACCGGGAAGTCATTGATGCTTCCCTGGAAGTGATCAACGCCCTGGCCGGCAGGCGGCCGTGGCCTTTTGCCATACTGGTGGAAAACCAATGGTGGCCGGGCTTTACTTTTACCAATCCGGATCTGACCGCCTATTTACTGGAAGGAATTCAACACCGGAACAAAGGCATCCTGCTTGACACCGGTCATCTATTGAATACCAACCCGGCACTGCGCGATGAACCGCAGGCGATCCGCTACCTCCATGACATGCTGAACCGCCACGAGCAGATTGTTCCGATGATCCGCGGCATCCACCTGCACCAGTCATTGTCCGGCGAATATGTCCGAACCAATACCGGCTTTCTCCCGCCTGACCTGGCGCAGGACTATTTCCAGCGCTTTGCACAGACCTATCCCCATGTCCTCCAAATCGACCGGCATGAACCCTGGACTCATCAGGGCATCGGCGAAGTCATCCGTCGGATTGACCCGGAGTGGCTCACGCATGAACTTTCGGCGTCCTTTCCCCAGGATCGCGAGGCTGCCGTCCTGATCCAGAATCGTGCCCTGGGACGGTATTTCCGGACGCTGGACTCTTAG
- the rsgA gene encoding ribosome small subunit-dependent GTPase A, whose product MTNHLNDLGFTPQLLEQWHGQGQPGRISGETHGLFRILTADGEITGRLPGRTARALVGTLDHPVTGDFVLVDEDNMIRDIAPRTSLMTRGDSFSASLTEGLVANCDYVFVVISLNKDFHERKIRRFLIMAASSDSTPVLILTKADLNSSAENEAYLSTARELWPGTILVTRQDETGSYQPILDLLRGGKTGALLGASGVGKSTLINHLLGNERMKVSGIRNSDDQGRHTTTHREIILIPGYGCLIDTPGLRRIDLIDDGQAVEAVYGDIAAWMKQCRFTDCSHTTEPGCAVQAAIQRGDLTEAELEDFRTMQKEAMLYERKMRQREKERIKRTTHQKTAKPRQRSWNEQEW is encoded by the coding sequence ATGACGAACCATTTAAATGATCTGGGGTTTACGCCCCAATTACTGGAACAGTGGCACGGACAAGGGCAGCCCGGACGGATTTCCGGCGAGACCCACGGCCTGTTCCGAATTTTGACCGCCGACGGCGAAATCACAGGCCGGCTGCCGGGCCGCACCGCCCGGGCACTGGTCGGAACCCTGGACCATCCGGTCACCGGTGACTTTGTTTTGGTGGATGAGGATAACATGATCCGGGACATCGCACCGCGAACCAGTCTCATGACCCGGGGAGACAGCTTTTCAGCCAGTCTGACCGAAGGTCTGGTGGCCAACTGCGACTATGTATTTGTCGTGATCAGCCTGAACAAGGATTTCCATGAACGGAAAATCCGCCGGTTCCTGATTATGGCAGCCAGCTCGGATTCGACCCCTGTCCTGATCCTGACCAAAGCTGACTTGAACAGCTCCGCAGAGAATGAAGCCTATCTATCGACTGCCAGAGAGCTCTGGCCAGGGACTATTCTGGTCACCCGGCAGGACGAAACCGGCAGCTACCAACCGATCCTTGATCTGCTCCGGGGCGGCAAAACCGGCGCTCTGCTGGGCGCCTCCGGCGTCGGGAAATCCACGCTGATCAACCACCTCCTCGGAAACGAACGAATGAAGGTATCCGGCATCCGCAATTCAGATGATCAGGGCCGACATACTACGACCCATCGGGAGATTATCCTCATCCCAGGCTATGGCTGTCTGATTGACACCCCCGGCCTGAGACGGATTGATCTGATTGACGACGGACAAGCCGTCGAAGCGGTTTATGGCGACATTGCCGCCTGGATGAAGCAATGCCGCTTCACCGACTGCAGTCACACCACCGAACCCGGCTGCGCCGTCCAGGCGGCCATCCAGCGCGGTGACCTCACCGAGGCCGAGCTGGAAGACTTTCGGACCATGCAGAAGGAAGCCATGCTGTATGAACGGAAAATGCGCCAGCGGGAAAAAGAGCGGATTAAACGAACAACCCATCAGAAAACCGCAAAGCCCCGGCAGCGTTCCTGGAACGAGCAGGAATGGTAG